A section of the Halopiger aswanensis genome encodes:
- a CDS encoding PRC-barrel domain containing protein, with amino-acid sequence MTRERETLTKADEGKRVLNTDGTEVGRLVEVRDGRGYVEPDPSFVATLKAKLGWGEASADAHPLDAGSIAEITDDAIYLRGTL; translated from the coding sequence ATGACACGCGAGCGCGAGACGCTGACGAAAGCCGACGAGGGGAAACGCGTCTTGAATACTGACGGCACCGAGGTCGGTCGCCTCGTCGAAGTGCGCGACGGGCGCGGCTACGTCGAACCCGATCCGAGTTTCGTCGCGACGCTCAAGGCGAAACTCGGCTGGGGTGAGGCGAGCGCGGACGCCCATCCGCTCGATGCGGGAAGCATCGCGGAGATTACCGACGATGCGATCTACCTCCGCGGCACGCTCTGA
- a CDS encoding HalOD1 output domain-containing protein: protein MHGNTSPAASTRSPAVYRAVHEFDGPASLTTTVIHALADCMGVDPTDGRISLYDAVDPDALDRLFRPRHDGRPRSSGQLSFVVDDHRVTVRADGEILIEPPTPRR from the coding sequence ATGCACGGCAACACCTCCCCCGCAGCATCCACTCGCTCTCCAGCAGTGTACCGGGCAGTCCACGAGTTCGATGGGCCCGCGTCACTCACCACGACCGTCATCCACGCGCTGGCCGACTGCATGGGCGTGGATCCGACCGACGGCCGCATTTCGCTGTACGACGCCGTCGATCCCGACGCGCTGGATCGACTCTTCCGGCCGCGCCACGACGGGCGGCCCCGCTCGAGCGGCCAGCTCTCGTTCGTCGTCGACGACCACCGCGTGACGGTCCGCGCGGACGGCGAAATCCTGATCGAACCGCCGACGCCGCGGCGGTAA
- a CDS encoding DUF7577 domain-containing protein has product MELWGWLIGYVVLFALLHLLLYYVYVRRGEDRSLSPSFAGPNRAPSQSSPGPERYPRAPDDVEESEEYDADRDLEGETIRCPHCGATNAADRTFTYCWRCISALRQ; this is encoded by the coding sequence ATGGAGCTCTGGGGATGGCTCATCGGGTACGTGGTGCTGTTCGCCCTGTTGCACCTGTTACTGTACTACGTGTACGTCCGGCGTGGCGAGGACCGCTCGCTTTCGCCCTCGTTTGCCGGTCCGAATCGGGCCCCGTCCCAGTCGTCGCCCGGCCCCGAGCGGTATCCGCGGGCACCCGACGACGTCGAGGAGTCCGAGGAGTACGACGCGGATCGCGATCTCGAGGGCGAGACCATCCGATGTCCGCACTGCGGGGCGACGAACGCGGCCGACAGGACCTTTACGTACTGCTGGCGCTGCATTTCGGCGCTCCGACAGTGA
- a CDS encoding acyltransferase, whose product MTKRYVSLPEEAEAGMREFIDEVDRRLSSDEDTCSVVEDVLIDLSGDREAYERWQDGEPVSPAERVRLQSYDPCNTTLESEYYAEKDEDEFRRSKHLQWLWRQFDSLPIADNVEFALRFRRMLADHLFEECGDDCRFFKGITFTYGHNITVGDNTVIHDDVHLDDRGKLTIGDRVSISDGVHVYSHDHDVVDQTEVRNYHTIVEDDVRLTYDSMVRAGNKVGENAIVGARGVVQHDIPAHHIAVGMPAKSVKIKPGWEDVATPIEEAGVNRQAERRIEYDLPDDLEVFDEFQRDLQPPR is encoded by the coding sequence ATGACAAAGCGGTACGTCTCGCTCCCCGAGGAGGCGGAGGCGGGGATGCGCGAGTTCATCGACGAGGTCGATCGACGGCTCTCGAGCGACGAAGACACCTGTTCGGTCGTCGAGGACGTGCTGATCGACCTCTCGGGCGACCGCGAGGCCTACGAGCGCTGGCAGGACGGCGAGCCGGTCTCGCCGGCCGAGCGCGTCCGTCTACAGAGTTACGACCCCTGTAACACCACCCTCGAGAGCGAGTACTACGCTGAAAAGGACGAAGACGAGTTCCGGCGCTCGAAACACCTCCAGTGGCTCTGGCGGCAGTTCGACAGCCTGCCGATCGCGGATAACGTCGAGTTCGCGCTGCGATTCCGCCGGATGCTCGCGGATCACCTCTTCGAGGAGTGTGGCGACGACTGTCGCTTCTTCAAGGGGATCACGTTCACCTACGGCCACAACATTACCGTCGGCGACAACACCGTGATTCACGACGACGTTCACCTGGACGACCGCGGCAAATTGACGATCGGCGATCGAGTCTCCATTTCCGACGGCGTCCACGTTTACAGCCACGATCACGACGTCGTCGACCAGACCGAGGTCCGCAACTACCACACGATCGTCGAGGACGACGTTCGGCTCACCTACGACTCGATGGTCCGAGCCGGCAACAAAGTCGGCGAGAACGCTATCGTCGGCGCCCGCGGCGTCGTGCAACACGACATCCCCGCCCACCACATCGCCGTCGGCATGCCCGCCAAGAGCGTCAAGATCAAACCCGGCTGGGAGGACGTCGCCACGCCGATCGAGGAGGCCGGCGTCAACCGTCAGGCGGAGCGGCGCATCGAGTACGACCTGCCCGACGACCTCGAGGTCTTCGACGAGTTCCAGCGCGACCTTCAGCCGCCCCGATAA
- a CDS encoding bile acid:sodium symporter family protein — protein sequence MNWQAALERLGEFTSKYFVLWVVIVAPLALYTPETFTPIAAYITPLLGIIMLGMGLTLTPADFRRILERPRDVAIGAMSQWLLMPLFAYLLVAALGLPWEIGVGLILVGAAPGGTASNVMTYLGKGDVALSVTITTVTTIAAPLVMPAWVVALAGESISVTFGQLSETIVQVVLLPVIGGLVLRYLLDRYAPLIAEIGLSIFPAISVVAIVAIVAAVVGLNVETILGAGALVFLAVILHNGLGLGSGYAVGHATGMTEDRARACAFEVGLQNSGLAVALATAHFSASAALIPALFSVWHNVSGPALATLFTYLDGDSPASDEGIAVASD from the coding sequence ATGAATTGGCAGGCGGCACTCGAGCGACTCGGCGAGTTCACGAGCAAGTATTTCGTCCTCTGGGTGGTGATCGTCGCCCCGCTGGCGCTGTACACCCCCGAGACGTTCACTCCGATCGCGGCCTACATCACGCCGCTTCTGGGGATCATCATGCTCGGGATGGGGCTGACGCTGACGCCCGCGGACTTCCGACGGATCCTCGAGCGCCCGCGCGACGTGGCTATCGGCGCGATGAGTCAGTGGCTCCTGATGCCGCTGTTCGCCTATCTGCTGGTCGCCGCGCTCGGCCTCCCCTGGGAGATCGGCGTCGGGCTGATCCTCGTCGGCGCGGCGCCGGGCGGCACCGCCTCGAACGTGATGACCTACCTCGGCAAGGGCGACGTCGCGCTGTCGGTGACGATCACGACGGTGACGACGATCGCCGCGCCGCTGGTGATGCCCGCGTGGGTCGTGGCGCTGGCCGGCGAGTCGATCTCGGTCACCTTCGGGCAGCTGTCCGAAACGATCGTGCAGGTCGTCCTGCTCCCGGTCATCGGCGGGCTGGTGCTGCGCTACCTGCTCGATCGGTACGCGCCGCTAATCGCGGAGATCGGCCTCTCGATCTTCCCGGCGATCAGCGTGGTCGCGATCGTCGCCATCGTGGCGGCCGTCGTCGGCCTCAACGTCGAGACGATCCTCGGCGCCGGCGCTCTCGTCTTCCTCGCCGTCATCCTCCACAACGGACTCGGCCTCGGCTCCGGCTACGCCGTCGGGCACGCGACCGGGATGACCGAGGATCGCGCGCGAGCTTGCGCGTTCGAGGTCGGCCTCCAGAACAGCGGCCTCGCCGTGGCCCTCGCCACGGCCCACTTCAGCGCCAGCGCCGCGCTGATCCCGGCGCTGTTTAGCGTCTGGCACAACGTCTCCGGTCCGGCGCTCGCGACGCTGTTTACCTATCTCGACGGCGACTCGCCCGCGTCGGACGAGGGCATCGCGGTTGCCTCGGACTGA
- a CDS encoding NUDIX hydrolase: MTDVTYVQKACAYITRGTGELLVFEGPGHDGLQIPKGTLESGETPREALFREVMEESGLTSLNAAQHLSTDVWTRRESPPKRYVRHFFHANVHEPRDRWTHTVTDGGDEDGAEFEFRWIRPAAGNDREFALDLDDYLELVPTAAGTGGVASASD; this comes from the coding sequence ATGACCGACGTTACGTACGTCCAGAAAGCCTGCGCCTACATCACGCGCGGGACCGGCGAACTCCTCGTCTTCGAGGGCCCCGGTCACGACGGCCTCCAGATCCCGAAGGGAACCCTCGAGTCCGGCGAGACGCCTCGAGAGGCGCTCTTCCGCGAAGTAATGGAGGAGAGCGGACTCACGAGCTTGAACGCAGCCCAGCACCTCTCGACCGACGTCTGGACGCGCCGCGAATCCCCGCCCAAGCGGTACGTGCGCCACTTCTTCCACGCGAACGTCCACGAGCCGCGCGACCGCTGGACCCACACGGTGACCGACGGCGGCGACGAAGACGGCGCCGAGTTCGAGTTCCGCTGGATTCGGCCGGCAGCCGGCAACGACCGCGAGTTCGCGCTCGATCTCGACGACTACCTCGAGTTGGTGCCGACCGCCGCCGGTACCGGCGGCGTCGCAAGCGCGTCGGATTGA
- a CDS encoding formate/nitrite transporter family protein: MSEEDEESTGEEIRESIDRAASGAPAAGWAVRDRFSADEIFERVLASADEEIAISKQRLFFSGLAAGFAIVLTFLGHSIGATMFPENSFLSAILYPIGFIYIILGQYQLYTEETLPPVALVLARIASLPLLLRVWIVVIIGNVVGAALGAYLIANGGVLDPEATQVGAEFARTGLEHGWWAVFNRALFAGWLVAGVVWLDHASRDTISRLLLIYVIFYMIAAAELFHVITAACEVFYYLFVVDGASLAVVHEFWLPVFLGNTVGGVFLVTLVNYAQVEQQRFPDIRVLSVRELLFTWRGGKGTPPSPAETEDETDKRDVREREGDRDSSSSKAGTQNLEGDE, from the coding sequence ATGAGCGAGGAGGACGAGGAGAGCACGGGCGAGGAAATCCGCGAGTCGATCGACCGTGCGGCATCCGGCGCGCCGGCAGCCGGCTGGGCGGTCCGGGATCGCTTCTCGGCCGACGAGATCTTCGAGCGCGTGCTCGCGAGCGCCGACGAGGAGATCGCCATCTCGAAGCAACGCCTGTTCTTCAGCGGCCTCGCCGCCGGCTTCGCGATCGTGCTGACCTTCCTCGGGCACTCGATCGGCGCGACGATGTTCCCGGAGAACAGCTTTCTGAGCGCGATTCTCTACCCGATCGGCTTCATCTACATCATCCTCGGCCAGTACCAGCTCTACACCGAGGAGACGCTGCCGCCGGTCGCGCTGGTCCTGGCCCGCATCGCCAGCCTGCCGCTGTTGCTCCGCGTCTGGATCGTTGTCATCATCGGGAACGTCGTCGGCGCGGCGCTGGGCGCGTACCTCATCGCGAACGGCGGGGTCCTCGACCCGGAAGCGACGCAGGTCGGCGCGGAGTTCGCCCGAACCGGCCTCGAGCACGGCTGGTGGGCGGTCTTCAACCGGGCGCTGTTCGCCGGCTGGCTGGTCGCCGGCGTCGTGTGGCTGGACCACGCGTCGCGGGATACGATCTCCCGCTTACTGCTGATTTACGTCATCTTCTACATGATCGCCGCAGCCGAACTCTTTCACGTGATCACGGCCGCGTGCGAAGTGTTCTACTACCTGTTCGTCGTCGACGGCGCGTCGCTGGCGGTCGTCCACGAGTTCTGGCTGCCGGTCTTCCTCGGGAACACCGTCGGCGGCGTGTTCCTCGTTACGCTGGTGAACTACGCGCAGGTCGAGCAGCAACGCTTCCCCGACATTCGGGTGCTCAGCGTCCGCGAGTTGCTGTTCACCTGGCGGGGCGGGAAGGGGACGCCGCCGTCGCCGGCGGAGACCGAGGACGAGACCGACAAGAGAGACGTCCGGGAGCGGGAGGGCGACCGCGACTCCTCTTCCTCCAAAGCGGGAACGCAGAATCTGGAAGGCGACGAATAG
- a CDS encoding DUF402 domain-containing protein, whose protein sequence is MTTARVRGIYTTALTQLLNANGLEIVQASEPIRERFDETFDATPADLRLETTRDRQGVEVSGAPDDVADVVAELEGLAIDTFRWADDAPRGAVFDAEVIDAGGGSGATVDLGDGRRGYLKYDDVDGYVDEGNRYRVQVAEPTPPWDDDEPRVRPLLAIESGLCTLSRDRTGVSAVGGDERASELVGMTDLLSTEVPDGWGLRWEHAAADADLEAMNAALERAVDRVEALEESLADAPDDPGEPGRLAAPRRTDWFWFGRESRFALDEHRRQVETTMPGHHRTKAADRAASAAVDFAEAVCGSLGDDETAGGPDPDADEFPFAAVARQFGPTEGDRLEIGHGKPDGRRISLGYGDVTDWDADGSLTLERSMRGGGSYDALGVPKEEGDVAVTKFREGRWWYPTTYKAADGSAKGTYVNVCTPVELFPDAVRYVDLYIDVIRVDGDVEIVDDDELEAAVEEGLVSEPLAEKARNVAEAVKRALSK, encoded by the coding sequence ATGACGACCGCACGCGTCCGCGGCATCTACACCACCGCGCTCACGCAACTCCTGAACGCGAACGGCCTCGAGATCGTCCAGGCCTCCGAGCCGATTCGGGAGCGGTTCGACGAGACGTTCGACGCGACGCCGGCGGACCTCCGACTCGAGACGACCCGCGACCGACAGGGCGTCGAGGTCTCCGGCGCTCCCGACGACGTCGCGGACGTCGTCGCCGAACTCGAGGGGCTCGCGATCGACACCTTCCGCTGGGCGGACGACGCACCGCGGGGTGCGGTCTTCGACGCGGAAGTGATCGACGCGGGCGGCGGCAGCGGCGCGACGGTCGATCTCGGCGATGGCCGCCGCGGCTATCTCAAGTACGACGATGTCGACGGCTACGTCGACGAGGGCAACCGTTACCGCGTGCAGGTCGCCGAACCGACGCCGCCGTGGGACGACGACGAACCTCGCGTCCGGCCGCTGCTCGCGATCGAGAGCGGGCTCTGTACGCTCTCCCGGGACCGCACGGGTGTCTCGGCGGTCGGCGGCGACGAGCGCGCCAGCGAACTCGTCGGGATGACCGACCTGCTCTCGACCGAGGTTCCCGACGGCTGGGGCCTGCGGTGGGAGCACGCCGCGGCCGACGCCGACCTCGAGGCGATGAACGCGGCCCTCGAGCGGGCCGTCGACCGCGTCGAGGCGCTCGAGGAGTCCCTGGCCGACGCGCCGGACGACCCCGGCGAGCCCGGCCGATTGGCTGCGCCGCGGCGGACTGACTGGTTCTGGTTCGGCCGCGAGTCGCGGTTCGCGCTGGACGAGCACCGTCGGCAGGTCGAGACGACGATGCCGGGCCACCACCGAACCAAGGCGGCCGATCGGGCCGCGAGCGCGGCGGTCGACTTCGCGGAGGCGGTCTGCGGATCGCTCGGCGACGACGAAACCGCAGGAGGGCCGGACCCGGACGCCGACGAGTTCCCCTTCGCCGCCGTCGCCCGCCAGTTCGGCCCGACCGAGGGCGACCGCCTCGAGATCGGCCACGGCAAACCCGACGGGCGGCGCATCTCGCTGGGCTACGGCGACGTCACCGACTGGGACGCCGACGGCTCGCTCACCCTCGAGCGCTCGATGCGCGGGGGCGGCAGCTACGACGCGCTCGGGGTCCCCAAAGAGGAGGGCGACGTCGCCGTGACGAAGTTCCGCGAGGGCCGCTGGTGGTACCCGACGACCTACAAGGCCGCCGACGGCTCGGCGAAGGGCACCTACGTCAACGTCTGTACGCCCGTGGAACTGTTCCCCGACGCGGTGCGGTACGTCGACCTCTACATCGACGTGATCCGCGTCGACGGCGACGTGGAAATCGTCGACGACGACGAACTCGAGGCCGCCGTCGAGGAAGGGCTAGTCTCGGAGCCGCTGGCCGAGAAGGCACGAAACGTCGCCGAAGCGGTGAAACGGGCGCTCTCGAAGTAG
- a CDS encoding DUF7532 family protein produces the protein MHFDQRTQQALRDVGLETDDLRAASEAVVEAVEADAAALEEFFERHETVYSDMDMAHSSADYPEHAVEYLDLTTHADEMRGWLRFDTWGVYVEDGRILDADAEYVELTLGPTIDDRVRFAADRETLR, from the coding sequence ATGCACTTCGACCAGCGAACCCAGCAGGCGCTTCGCGACGTCGGCCTCGAGACCGACGACCTGCGAGCCGCCTCGGAAGCCGTCGTCGAGGCCGTCGAGGCGGACGCCGCGGCGCTCGAGGAGTTCTTCGAGCGCCACGAGACCGTTTATTCAGATATGGACATGGCCCACTCGAGCGCCGACTACCCCGAGCACGCGGTCGAGTACCTCGACCTGACGACCCACGCCGACGAGATGCGCGGCTGGCTCCGATTCGACACCTGGGGCGTCTACGTCGAGGACGGTCGGATTCTCGACGCCGACGCGGAGTACGTCGAACTGACGCTCGGCCCGACGATCGACGACCGGGTCCGGTTCGCGGCCGACCGCGAGACGCTGCGGTGA